The sequence CGTTCGCACCCTCATTTCACGTCACTCATCGTGTGCGCATGAGTGCAGACCGCAGCGGTGCGAGCGAGCTGACCTGTGGGGGAACGGACGGGCGAATCGGCCGAACACCGCCCAGGAAACACTCGTGAGACCTGCCGGAAACGCCTCCGCAAAGGCGTTCCGGGGGTCTCGGGAGGCCCCGTCAGCGCGCCGAGAGGCGGGGGGCGTACAGGTCGAGCAGCCGGGTGCGGGTCTGCTGGAGCCGCAGGGCTAGGATGCGCCCCACCCAGTGCCCGATCGCCGATCCGAAGGCGGGGTCGGCGTCCATGAGCATCCGTACGGCCGTGCCGTCGAACTCGTACGCGCGGACCGGTGTCATCGCCTCGGCGCTCAACTGCCAGACGTACGGCGGGAACAGCCAGGACCAGCCCACCAGCTCACCGGAACCGAGATTCTCCACGGGCGCCGGCCGGCGGCCGGCCACCGGGATCTGGAGGGTCACCGTGCCGGAGCGCACGATCCAGAAGGACTCCGCCGCGCTGCCCTCCTCGAAGATCCGCGCGTTCTCCGGAAAGTTGACCTCACGGGCCTGGGACATGAGCCGTCCACGATGCTCGGGGGACAGGACGGCGGCGATCCGGATGGGGGAAGGTGTGCTCACGACGGCCTCCGATCGGACCCCCCAAGAAGCTCCTGCTCCCCCCAGTGTCGCCGACGAGCGCCCGATCCCGGGCGGTCGGGAGCCGCCCGATTCCGC comes from Streptomyces sp. NBC_01408 and encodes:
- a CDS encoding Crp/Fnr family transcriptional regulator, translating into MSTPSPIRIAAVLSPEHRGRLMSQAREVNFPENARIFEEGSAAESFWIVRSGTVTLQIPVAGRRPAPVENLGSGELVGWSWLFPPYVWQLSAEAMTPVRAYEFDGTAVRMLMDADPAFGSAIGHWVGRILALRLQQTRTRLLDLYAPRLSAR